In one window of Oncorhynchus kisutch isolate 150728-3 linkage group LG16, Okis_V2, whole genome shotgun sequence DNA:
- the LOC109906603 gene encoding endosialin-like — protein sequence MGSPVRCAAVLVLSLLGLFCYTPPVWGQDLQERDALCNEDGCFVVYFQRKTFLDSWRSCKEKGGNLATVKLQEEADTIAALFSGVELRGPRTKVQVWIGLQRQPRQCSASRPLRGFSWTTGDQDTRYTNWLRDDSPSTCSASRCVVMTYGTAAHEQHDHFKWLDGSCSVPVDGYLCRYTYKGMCPAVWSEGGGNALYSTPFSLLSSLLTHVPFGSVATVPCPGGSKEEQSVLCVLREDGTVGWSRETPICSDTGEKSWCDRNNGGCEHFCQEAGEHYYCECSDGFQLGDDGQTCVAADPCHSDPCEFECLPLSDGYRCACPEGYMLSPDERGCLDVDECLQSPCEQLCVNAPGTFECRCREGYRPVEEGECEDVDECMEDPCEHACENTPGSHVCHCHLGFSPPTEEPSHCQDTDECQIPGTCQQMCVNYEGGFECYCEVGYELLSDHFSCRKIGEGEDSFPAATPSYPWVTRHPGSMWDPHEPVYPWTPAQTNTDWPLETEESLDWLTDPPRVENDVIWVTSAPQEELVPNHHPFMVSPMEEPEEEEEEEEEVYTPDWSTMILNSPAQVQPELESTPSPSPSPSPTFTPTPTPTSDWYEEEDDETTTSSSVLPTSTISGGAWNWLWFSPASHDQVFTTSQEPITDQHVPASNYDDTDDNEEEGDIDNGNVTSLPEQDQGPGENQDQHTPSLPPPVAPKTPITPNQGVVEGVNEREPAQEEESSQKQGGGNWLLVGLLVPLCIFIIIMVALGIVYCTRCAVTPRNTTATNCYHWISGAHDKQGAPNPSKGIQSHV from the coding sequence ATGGGTTCCCCAGTGCGGTGTGCTGCTGTTCTAGTCCTCTCACTACTGGGtctgttctgttatactcccCCTGTATGGGGCCAGGATCTACAAGAGAGGGACGCTCTGTGCAACGAGGACGGCTGCTTCGTGGTCTACTTCCAGCGCAAGACCTTCCTGGACTCCTGGAGGAGCTGCAAGGAGAAGGGAGGCAACCTGGCCACAGTCAAACTCCAGGAGGAAGCTGACACTATCGCTGCTCTCTTCTCTGGCGTGGAGCTACGCGGCCCGAGGACCAAGGTCCAGGTGTGGATCGGTCTCCAGAGACAGCCTCGCCAGTGTTCCGCCTCTCGCCCTCTCCGTGGGTTCTCCTGGACTACAGGTGACCAAGATACCCGCTACACCAACTGGCTGCGGGACGACTCGCCCAGTACTTGTTCAGCCTCACGCTGTGTGGTTATGACCTATGGCACAGCAGCCCATGAGCAGCATGATCATTTTAAATGGCTGGACGGCTCTTGTTCGGTGCCAGTGGATGGCTACCTGTGCCGCTACACGTACAAGGGCATGTGCCCGGCGGTTTGGAGTGAGGGGGGTGGCAATGCCCTCTATAGTACCCCCTTCAGCCTCCTCAGTAGCCTCCTTACCCACGTCCCCTTTGGATCTGTAGCCACAGTGCCCTGCCCGGGGGGCTCCAAGGAGGAGCagtctgttctatgtgtgctaagGGAGGATGGCACTGTGGGGTGGTCCAGAGAGACGCCCATCTGTTCCGACACTGGAGAGAAGAGCTGGTGTGATCGTAACAACGGAGGGTGTGAGCATTTCTGCCAGGAAGCCGGGGAGCACTATTACTGCGAGTGCTCGGACGGCTTCCAGCTCGGTGATGACGGGCAAACATGCGTCGCTGCTGACCCGTGCCACAGTGACCCCTGTGAGTTTGAGTGCCTGCCCCTGTCGGACGGCTACCGCTGTGCCTGCCCCGAGGGCTACATGCTTTCCCCGGATGAGCGTGGCTGCCTGGATGTGGACGAGTGCCTGCAGAGCCCCTGCGAGCAGCTGTGCGTCAACGCCCCGGGGACCTTCGAGTGCCGCTGCCGCGAGGGTTACCGACCAGTCGAGGAGGGCGAATGTGAGGATGTGGACGAGTGTATGGAGGACCCGTGCGAACATGCCTGCGAGAATACACCCGGCTCTCACGTTTGCCATTGTCATCTGGGCTTTTCCCCTCCTACCGAGGAACCCTCCCACTGCCAGGACACTGACGAGTGTCAGATCCCTGGGACATGTCAGCAGATGTGCGTGAACTACGAGGGGGGCTTCGAGTGTTACTGCGAGGTGGGCTATGAGCTACTCTCTGACCACTTCTCCTGCAGGAagataggggagggagaggactCATTCCCAGCAGCCACTCCCTCCTACCCTTGGGTCACCCGCCATCCCGGCTCCATGTGGGACCCGCACGAACCCGTGTACCCCTGGACCCCTGCGCAGACCAACACTGACTGGCCTCTGGAGACGGAAGAGTCCCTGGACTGGCTCACAGACCCCCCCAGGGTGGAGAATGATGTCATCTGGGTCACCAGCGCACCCCAGGAGGAGCTCGTCCCAAACCACCACCCATTCATGGTCTCCCCCATGGAAGAgcccgaggaggaggaggaagaagaagaggaggtgtATACACCGGACTGGAGCACCATGATTTTGAATTCTCCAGCCCAGGTCCAGCCCGAGCTAGAGTCTACGCCCAGTCCctctcccagcccctctcccACCTTTACCCCCACCCCAACTCCCACATCCGACTGgtatgaggaggaggatgacgaAACCACTACCAGTTCCTCAGTCCTCCCTACTTCCACTATCTCGGGAGGGGCGTGGAACTGGCTCTGGTTCAGCCCCGCCAGCCATGATCAAGTATTCACCACGTCGCAGGAACCAATCACTGACCAGCACGTCCCCGCGTCCAACTATGATGATACTGATGATAATGAGGAAGAGGGGGACATTGACAATGGGAATGTGACTTCCCTTCCAGAGCAGGATCAGGGCCCGGGTGAAAACCAGGACCAGCAcaccccctccctgcctcctcctgtggctCCCAAAACCCCAATCACCCCCAACCAGGGTGTGGTGGAGGGGGTGAATGAGAGGGAGCCGGCCCAGGAGGAAGAGAGCAGCCAGAAGCAGGGTGGTGGCAACTGGCTGCTGGTGGGCCTACTGGTGCCCCTCTGCATCTTCATCATTATTATGGTGGCACTGGGCATCGTCTACTGCACCCGCTGCGCCGTCACGCCGCGCAACACGACGGCCACCAACTGCTACCATTGGATCTCCGGAGCGCACGACAAGCAGGGCGCGCCCAATCCCAGCAAGGGGATACAGTCACATGTTTAG